From one Gammaproteobacteria bacterium genomic stretch:
- a CDS encoding membrane hypothetical protein (Evidence 5 : Unknown function) — translation MYVSDVLGMGMTHNVTLESILKKSNAAITTHEQKEGILDMLVKRLRWIGDFLYSGSNLSDPLIDLISHTNVLVGAPGWIIDKAWLSQDIVPYSSQGDPSYVGFGRPVPDFSKVELGIILKPDLIRARDIIPSQYFWYIAIFSGIGSLLAFMLDKKYGKQFWRVQSFILRLVFWPLLLISLGNIVLDDALRYATPGVVENIWTIYNVISWFVPALLLVIAIDRFIWMSLERQTQRKIPDIVRLLTAAMIFLFALFGVVAYVFNQTLTSLLATTGLSAMIIGLAIKANIANVFSGIILNIEKPFSIGDKIMFTVPRSKEIKGKVVDITWRTTRIEHELGHIVSVPNAKMSETEIHNLSITNSGFLCDLWVYVDPQVNQEQIMPLLKSAIADNPHIMNRTGIPPFSVVLLGMRNVGDSWRALYRVRIYVKGNPDGKPVCTKAGDLFWKRLLKSFQEAEIVWNQPPLFITDKHCEH, via the coding sequence GTGTATGTCTCTGATGTGCTTGGTATGGGTATGACTCATAATGTAACACTAGAAAGTATATTGAAAAAATCGAATGCCGCTATCACTACCCATGAGCAGAAAGAAGGGATTTTAGACATGTTGGTCAAGCGGTTACGTTGGATCGGTGATTTTTTATATTCTGGTAGCAACCTATCCGATCCGTTGATCGACCTGATTAGTCACACCAACGTATTAGTAGGGGCGCCTGGTTGGATTATCGATAAAGCATGGCTCTCCCAGGATATTGTACCGTATAGCTCGCAGGGAGATCCGAGCTACGTTGGATTCGGGCGACCAGTTCCAGACTTTTCTAAAGTAGAATTGGGGATTATTCTCAAGCCGGACTTGATCCGGGCGCGTGATATTATTCCAAGTCAATACTTCTGGTACATTGCTATCTTTTCGGGGATTGGTTCTCTTCTCGCATTTATGCTCGACAAAAAATACGGGAAACAATTCTGGCGGGTCCAGAGTTTTATTCTACGCCTCGTTTTTTGGCCGCTGTTGTTGATCTCGTTAGGAAATATAGTGCTTGATGATGCGTTACGCTACGCTACTCCTGGTGTCGTAGAAAATATTTGGACTATTTATAATGTGATCAGCTGGTTTGTGCCCGCATTGTTGCTAGTAATTGCTATTGATCGCTTTATCTGGATGTCGTTGGAACGTCAAACACAGCGTAAGATTCCTGATATTGTTCGTCTCTTGACGGCAGCTATGATCTTTTTGTTTGCGCTCTTTGGGGTTGTGGCATATGTTTTCAATCAAACACTCACCAGCCTGTTAGCCACTACTGGACTAAGTGCAATGATTATTGGTCTTGCCATTAAGGCTAATATTGCAAATGTCTTCTCAGGGATCATTCTCAATATCGAAAAGCCATTTTCGATTGGTGACAAAATTATGTTTACTGTTCCCCGTTCAAAAGAAATAAAGGGGAAAGTAGTCGATATTACTTGGCGCACTACTCGGATTGAGCATGAGTTGGGTCACATTGTGAGCGTACCTAACGCCAAGATGTCTGAGACAGAAATTCACAACTTATCAATCACTAACTCCGGCTTTCTGTGCGACTTGTGGGTATATGTTGATCCGCAAGTGAACCAAGAGCAGATAATGCCTTTGCTCAAATCAGCGATTGCTGATAATCCTCATATTATGAATAGAACAGGAATACCACCATTCTCGGTTGTACTGCTCGGTATGCGAAATGTAGGAGATTCATGGCGTGCCCTCTATCGGGTGCGGATCTACGTAAAGGGAAACCCTGACGGTAAACCAGTATGCACCAAGGCCGGCGATCTATTCTGGAAACGATTACTGAAGAGTTTCCAGGAGGCGGAAATTGTCTGGAATCAACCTCCGTTATTTATTACTGACAAGCATTGCGAACATTGA
- a CDS encoding Methyltransf_25 domain-containing protein, producing MAPPRPEDFAQQLQSDAPFLDMVSRYITPAGHILECGCGLARTAMSMAHLGYQITALDHDPQILELARISAGCLNLSIDFLQGDFLRLDEFLMGKLFDGVSHQGVLEHYEPSEIIATVAQQLRVSPVVICSVPIKSPFNLKYFQDNLYRNLWPETVWWNILQREFYVAEAIVVSQRTDNLILAIKKSLC from the coding sequence GTGGCCCCGCCACGCCCCGAGGATTTTGCTCAGCAGTTACAAAGCGATGCGCCTTTCCTCGATATGGTCTCTAGGTATATCACGCCAGCGGGACATATCCTTGAATGTGGCTGTGGACTGGCTCGCACGGCGATGTCAATGGCCCATCTTGGTTACCAAATCACCGCCCTAGATCACGATCCACAGATTCTGGAGCTGGCCAGGATTAGTGCTGGCTGCCTGAATTTATCCATTGATTTCTTGCAGGGTGATTTTCTCAGGCTCGACGAGTTTCTGATGGGGAAGCTGTTCGATGGCGTTTCGCACCAGGGTGTCCTCGAGCATTACGAGCCTTCGGAAATCATAGCAACCGTTGCCCAGCAATTACGTGTCTCGCCGGTTGTGATCTGCTCGGTGCCGATTAAATCCCCTTTCAATCTAAAATACTTTCAGGATAATCTATACCGTAATCTCTGGCCTGAAACCGTATGGTGGAATATATTGCAACGAGAATTTTATGTGGCGGAGGCGATTGTCGTGAGTCAGCGTACCGACAATCTGATTCTAGCCATTAAGAAATCCTTGTGCTAA
- a CDS encoding TRAP transporter large permease subunit, translating to MTVSLAPTGAIGTFTGTVERLKGDRILGRASYRALARMLPYTVERSLDSGATLYRAGNPARDLFLLLEGEVDLVSRSGHRLAPSEGWIGQEAATDVPHYFSDAVARGPARVLAISRAGLRALLAANPELKGEFYISLMESLGGGLLHEKVTHPTHSLKIATDGWSALLGWLLAIILPALILFFGPDWELPRNTVYFLAIFVTTLVMWVFSLTDEYIPGIFAVLTTLAMELVPTNVALAGLASEGFILAMSVLGLAAVMVNSGLGYRVLLLLLLKLPDRPFWHNTGLLITGFLLTPLVPSINGRVALITPLMRDMMEVLRCLPRGMSATALAVSTFSGASLLSAVFLSSKSVNFVIFGLLSPQVQDQFDWIQWTHAAAAVGVFVVISHLVVATIMFRANEHSSLSKERIAAQLALLGDLHRREWAAIFGILLFILAVLTTSVHKIQPAWAGLAVLYGLLVFGMLGKSEFRKEIDWPFLIYLGGIVSITSTLHYLNLDNVFAQNFLWLGDYMRVDFGLFLMLLAVVVFAIRLVVPISATIVIMATILMPIAENAGVNPWLVGFSTLVLGEMWFMPYQCSYYIQLRELTRGAEFYDEKSFLRLNTISNFLKLGALYASIPYWQMLGLL from the coding sequence ATGACCGTCAGTCTTGCTCCTACCGGTGCTATTGGAACCTTCACCGGTACTGTGGAGCGTTTGAAGGGAGACCGTATCCTCGGTCGGGCTTCCTATCGAGCCTTGGCTCGGATGTTGCCCTATACCGTTGAGCGTTCACTGGATTCTGGCGCAACCCTCTACCGAGCTGGTAATCCAGCCCGAGATCTGTTCCTGTTGTTGGAAGGTGAAGTTGATTTGGTAAGTCGTTCTGGTCATCGCCTCGCCCCTTCTGAAGGGTGGATTGGGCAGGAAGCAGCGACTGATGTCCCACATTATTTCAGCGACGCGGTAGCCCGTGGTCCGGCCCGCGTTCTGGCTATTTCCCGAGCAGGGTTGCGCGCCTTGTTGGCAGCGAACCCGGAATTGAAGGGAGAATTCTATATCTCGCTGATGGAATCGCTGGGCGGAGGATTGCTCCACGAGAAAGTGACGCATCCCACCCACTCTCTGAAGATAGCGACCGATGGTTGGTCTGCATTATTAGGCTGGTTGCTCGCTATTATTTTACCAGCTCTAATCCTGTTCTTTGGTCCTGATTGGGAATTGCCACGCAATACGGTCTATTTCCTGGCAATATTTGTAACGACGTTAGTGATGTGGGTCTTTAGTCTCACTGACGAGTATATTCCGGGGATCTTCGCGGTGCTGACGACGCTTGCCATGGAATTAGTACCGACCAATGTAGCTTTGGCTGGTCTGGCCTCGGAGGGATTCATATTAGCGATGAGCGTACTCGGTTTGGCTGCGGTAATGGTCAACTCTGGGCTGGGTTACCGAGTATTATTGCTACTCCTTCTTAAACTTCCCGACCGACCGTTCTGGCATAATACGGGATTATTGATTACCGGTTTTCTGCTGACCCCGCTGGTTCCCTCCATTAATGGCCGGGTGGCGCTGATTACACCCCTAATGAGGGACATGATGGAGGTGCTGCGTTGCCTTCCCAGAGGAATGAGCGCGACGGCGTTGGCAGTATCTACTTTTAGTGGGGCCAGTTTGTTGTCAGCAGTATTCTTGAGTAGTAAATCCGTCAACTTTGTGATCTTTGGACTGCTATCTCCTCAGGTTCAAGATCAATTCGATTGGATCCAGTGGACACATGCTGCAGCGGCGGTGGGTGTATTCGTGGTCATTTCCCACTTAGTGGTGGCCACCATTATGTTTCGTGCCAATGAACATTCGAGCCTATCCAAGGAACGTATTGCCGCTCAGCTTGCCTTGTTGGGTGACCTACACCGCCGCGAGTGGGCTGCAATCTTCGGGATCTTGTTGTTTATACTTGCAGTTCTGACGACAAGCGTGCATAAGATCCAGCCCGCCTGGGCGGGACTCGCTGTCCTCTATGGTCTACTGGTATTTGGTATGCTCGGCAAGAGTGAATTTCGCAAGGAGATCGACTGGCCATTTTTAATCTACCTGGGGGGTATCGTCAGCATTACCAGTACGCTCCACTATCTTAATCTGGACAATGTCTTTGCGCAGAATTTTCTCTGGTTGGGAGATTATATGCGCGTTGATTTTGGATTGTTTCTGATGCTGTTGGCGGTGGTGGTATTCGCTATCCGCCTGGTGGTTCCGATCAGCGCCACGATTGTGATCATGGCCACGATATTGATGCCGATTGCTGAGAATGCAGGGGTCAATCCCTGGTTGGTGGGTTTCTCTACCCTGGTCCTTGGGGAAATGTGGTTTATGCCTTACCAGTGCTCCTACTATATCCAGTTACGTGAATTGACGCGTGGGGCCGAATTTTACGACGAAAAATCCTTCCTGCGCCTTAATACTATCTCCAATTTTCTCAAGTTGGGTGCTTTGTACGCCTCGATCCCCTATTGGCAGATGCTAGGATTGCTATGA
- a CDS encoding ABC-type uncharacterized transport system, periplasmic component, with protein sequence MRRLLSVPVLVIFFLTAMIVVVVNFNLHKPRLLILQSYNRDYSWTRDVDTGIRRILDSKRHYALRWFYMDTKRHPWPEYRKSIGQSARRLIDQWQPDVVVAVDDDAQEYVMKYYVDHPRIRIVFAGVNGEITPYGYDQASNVTGILERKELQAVKEALLSMTLPRRAGAKPGMRTESSHRDRAKAVRSGEVMSTAERSPLSCAGAGDSCWLKLFPRWQATAQPGIAELSRNEDALVRAFDWSPVRLAKLPQANISFRWQVAGQETLSRSEPSVPSVPNAPSGPAPSRVNPASASVEVRVIHLGDISESVRSDEVFIRAFDWSPIRLVESRLVQTFPEWQAAVEGAASRADFILTTNYRKLARSATDRTLIPPAEVVHWTLAHSPVPVFGTNGFFVEDGGNFAIGTSPFEQGEVAARMAVGIIERGITPRAIPVVSTREFVVFMRGGKMQEVGIYLPRLYESFARATNNYFD encoded by the coding sequence ATGAGACGGTTGCTATCAGTACCTGTCCTGGTTATTTTCTTTCTCACCGCAATGATTGTGGTTGTTGTTAATTTCAACCTCCACAAGCCGCGTTTGCTGATACTCCAAAGCTACAACCGAGATTATTCCTGGACGCGTGATGTAGATACTGGCATCCGACGTATCCTGGATAGCAAGCGTCATTATGCATTGCGTTGGTTTTATATGGATACGAAGCGTCATCCCTGGCCAGAATACCGCAAGTCGATTGGTCAAAGTGCGCGTCGGCTGATTGATCAGTGGCAGCCGGACGTAGTAGTGGCGGTGGATGATGATGCCCAGGAATACGTGATGAAGTATTACGTTGATCATCCGCGCATTCGCATCGTCTTTGCCGGGGTGAATGGCGAGATAACACCCTATGGCTATGACCAGGCATCCAACGTTACCGGTATCCTGGAGCGTAAAGAGTTGCAAGCGGTAAAAGAGGCGCTCCTGAGCATGACCTTGCCCCGCCGGGCGGGCGCCAAACCGGGGATGCGGACAGAATCCAGCCATCGAGACCGTGCCAAAGCGGTACGGAGTGGTGAGGTGATGAGCACCGCTGAACGATCCCCCCTCTCTTGTGCGGGGGCTGGGGATTCCTGCTGGCTAAAACTCTTTCCACGCTGGCAGGCGACCGCTCAACCGGGAATAGCAGAGTTGTCGCGCAACGAAGATGCTCTGGTACGTGCCTTCGATTGGAGTCCGGTTCGGTTGGCAAAGCTTCCGCAGGCAAATATCTCCTTCCGATGGCAGGTTGCCGGGCAGGAGACATTGAGTCGTAGCGAACCGAGTGTCCCCAGTGTCCCTAATGCCCCTTCGGGACCAGCCCCTAGCCGTGTCAACCCCGCCTCTGCTTCGGTAGAGGTTCGGGTTATCCACTTGGGTGACATCTCGGAATCAGTGCGCAGCGACGAGGTCTTCATCCGTGCCTTCGATTGGAGCCCGATCCGTTTAGTGGAATCCCGCCTGGTGCAAACCTTCCCCGAGTGGCAGGCTGCGGTCGAGGGGGCAGCGAGCCGCGCGGATTTTATCCTTACCACCAATTATCGCAAACTTGCCCGGTCGGCAACGGACCGTACGCTTATCCCGCCTGCTGAAGTGGTTCATTGGACTTTGGCACACAGCCCGGTTCCGGTGTTCGGCACCAATGGTTTCTTCGTGGAAGACGGGGGGAACTTTGCCATCGGTACCTCGCCCTTTGAGCAAGGGGAGGTAGCGGCCAGGATGGCGGTAGGCATCATCGAGCGTGGGATTACCCCACGAGCTATCCCGGTGGTATCTACTCGAGAATTCGTCGTCTTCATGCGGGGAGGTAAGATGCAGGAAGTAGGCATATACCTTCCGCGTCTTTACGAATCGTTTGCTCGAGCTACCAATAACTACTTCGACTAG
- a CDS encoding conserved exported hypothetical protein (Evidence 4 : Unknown function but conserved in other organisms), with protein sequence MRTMLKVLMSALVLTLGMVSLSATAATGSVSAEGFYKATTSQEAVGGQFQSVALNRSDIEHLSLAQAASIIGGAIVGGSVVDVVLDGTVFTIIGVIVGATLGNEWYERGMWPF encoded by the coding sequence ATGCGTACCATGTTAAAAGTGCTGATGTCTGCCCTGGTATTGACGCTGGGTATGGTTTCACTATCCGCAACTGCGGCAACGGGATCGGTATCTGCCGAGGGTTTTTATAAGGCAACCACCAGCCAAGAGGCCGTGGGCGGCCAGTTTCAATCGGTTGCCCTCAACCGCAGTGATATTGAACACCTTTCTCTGGCTCAGGCAGCGTCGATCATTGGTGGGGCCATTGTGGGTGGCTCCGTCGTTGACGTTGTGCTCGACGGAACGGTATTCACCATCATTGGTGTCATTGTCGGCGCCACACTCGGTAACGAGTGGTACGAACGGGGTATGTGGCCGTTCTGA
- the mdh gene encoding Malate dehydrogenase, giving the protein MSTRKKVTIVGGGQTGGMIAYQLAVKNICDIVIKDVPAFAQHYGKALDITQCASFSGFETVISATVEWEATKNSDVVVITSGAPRTPGMSREDLLKGNAEIVGEMARNVAQQSPNAVIIVFSNPMDVMCHVAIRESGFPRERVLGQGGMLDSERFRTFLALELGVSQRDVHGYVLGGHTDTTMVPITSRACVGGLPVSSLIKSERLAEIVTRTMKGGAEIVQLYKNGSAFFAPSVAAATMVEAILLDEKRMLPCAVLLKGEYGIDDVFCGTMVKFGAGGAEQIYEVPVDPSELKQIRTAAQTTSSLFKLVS; this is encoded by the coding sequence ATGAGCACACGAAAGAAGGTAACGATTGTTGGTGGTGGTCAGACCGGCGGCATGATCGCCTACCAACTCGCAGTTAAGAATATTTGCGACATCGTGATTAAGGATGTCCCGGCTTTTGCTCAACACTATGGTAAAGCCCTCGATATCACGCAATGTGCCTCTTTTTCAGGTTTTGAAACGGTCATTAGCGCAACAGTAGAATGGGAGGCGACTAAGAATTCAGATGTGGTCGTAATTACCTCTGGTGCCCCACGTACCCCTGGTATGTCGCGTGAGGACCTGTTGAAAGGCAATGCCGAGATTGTCGGGGAGATGGCCAGAAATGTTGCACAGCAATCACCCAACGCGGTGATCATCGTATTTTCTAATCCAATGGATGTGATGTGTCATGTCGCGATTCGTGAATCTGGTTTTCCTCGGGAACGTGTTTTGGGCCAAGGTGGAATGCTTGATAGTGAACGATTTCGGACCTTTCTAGCGCTAGAACTTGGAGTGTCACAACGCGATGTTCATGGCTATGTTTTAGGGGGCCATACCGACACGACTATGGTTCCTATTACGAGTCGAGCCTGTGTAGGGGGGCTTCCGGTATCTAGCCTAATCAAGAGCGAACGCCTTGCGGAAATTGTGACCCGCACGATGAAAGGCGGTGCCGAGATTGTGCAACTCTACAAGAATGGATCGGCCTTTTTTGCCCCATCGGTAGCGGCCGCAACTATGGTGGAGGCTATCCTCCTGGATGAGAAGCGTATGCTTCCCTGCGCCGTCCTCCTGAAGGGAGAATATGGTATAGACGATGTATTCTGCGGCACCATGGTTAAATTTGGTGCGGGTGGTGCGGAACAAATCTACGAGGTTCCTGTTGACCCCAGCGAATTGAAACAGATCCGCACTGCGGCGCAGACCACCAGTAGTCTATTTAAATTGGTTAGTTAA
- a CDS encoding putative L(+)-tartrate dehydratase subunit alpha (Evidence 3 : Putative function from multiple computational evidences) — MREIHVDTIKAKVAELCIEATHNLPEDVRAGLRLAEATEKGPLAKQILAELIENFDIAERQMVPLCQDTGTTVVFVELGQEVHIVGGTLEAAIHEGVGRGYTEGFLRASIVDHPFSTRQNTKNNTPAVIHYEVVAGDELHLKVLPKGAGCENMSRFANFLPRTGRGAIIDFVLRTVEESGGNPCPPLVIGVGIGGTAEYAMALAKKAIARGVGTHNSDPEVAALEDEMRTKVNALGVGPQAVGGTNTALTVNVITHPTHIASLPVGINIQCHSARFKEATL; from the coding sequence ATGCGTGAAATCCACGTCGACACCATCAAGGCCAAGGTCGCCGAACTCTGCATCGAGGCAACTCATAATCTGCCTGAGGATGTGCGTGCTGGTCTGCGTTTGGCCGAGGCGACGGAAAAAGGACCTCTTGCCAAGCAAATTCTCGCCGAACTGATCGAGAATTTTGATATCGCTGAGCGTCAAATGGTACCGCTCTGTCAGGATACCGGGACGACCGTCGTTTTCGTAGAATTGGGACAAGAGGTACATATTGTCGGAGGGACCCTCGAGGCAGCGATCCACGAAGGAGTGGGGCGCGGTTATACGGAAGGTTTCCTGCGGGCCTCGATTGTCGACCATCCGTTTAGTACTCGCCAGAACACCAAGAACAATACGCCTGCGGTGATCCATTATGAGGTGGTCGCCGGAGACGAATTGCATCTAAAAGTTCTGCCCAAGGGAGCTGGCTGTGAAAATATGAGCCGTTTTGCCAATTTCCTTCCGCGTACCGGGAGGGGTGCCATCATTGATTTCGTGCTACGTACTGTTGAAGAATCCGGTGGTAATCCTTGTCCACCGTTGGTAATTGGGGTTGGTATTGGTGGTACGGCTGAATACGCGATGGCGTTGGCTAAAAAAGCGATCGCTCGCGGTGTAGGAACCCACAATTCGGATCCAGAGGTTGCGGCACTCGAGGACGAGATGCGTACCAAGGTGAATGCTTTAGGCGTTGGACCTCAAGCAGTGGGTGGGACCAATACTGCTCTAACCGTGAATGTGATTACTCACCCAACCCATATTGCTTCGCTACCTGTGGGCATTAATATTCAGTGTCATAGTGCTCGCTTTAAGGAAGCAACACTGTAA
- a CDS encoding fumarate hydratase subunit beta, whose translation MAVERISDLEVRLTPPITDEDVRQLKIGDHVLITGVIYTARDAAHKRMVDTLDAGGTLPIDVRGQVIYYVGPTPPRPGRVSGSVGPTTSMRMDPFTPRMLAAGMKVCMGKGNRGSEVRQALEKHTGVYLMAVGGGGAMLSRFIKSIEVVAYEDLGTESIKKMVVENFPAVVMDDCMGRDLLTEGRKQYRDLSKLGGYVPSEKIVIAAG comes from the coding sequence ATGGCTGTAGAACGCATTAGTGACTTGGAGGTGCGGCTTACTCCGCCGATTACGGATGAAGATGTCCGCCAACTCAAGATTGGTGACCATGTTTTAATCACGGGGGTTATCTATACCGCTCGTGACGCTGCCCATAAGCGTATGGTCGATACCCTGGATGCGGGAGGTACTTTGCCCATCGATGTTCGTGGCCAAGTGATCTATTACGTTGGCCCCACGCCGCCCCGGCCAGGTCGGGTAAGTGGTTCTGTCGGTCCCACAACCTCGATGCGCATGGACCCCTTTACGCCGCGAATGCTCGCAGCAGGGATGAAGGTGTGTATGGGCAAAGGCAATCGTGGCAGTGAGGTTCGCCAAGCCCTTGAGAAGCACACTGGGGTCTACCTCATGGCTGTTGGTGGAGGTGGGGCCATGCTCTCGCGATTCATCAAGAGTATTGAGGTAGTTGCCTACGAAGATCTCGGAACCGAATCCATTAAGAAGATGGTCGTCGAGAATTTTCCAGCGGTTGTTATGGACGACTGCATGGGACGCGACCTTCTCACCGAGGGTCGTAAACAATATCGCGATCTATCCAAGCTGGGTGGCTATGTCCCGAGTGAGAAGATCGTAATTGCGGCAGGTTAG